A section of the Babesia microti strain RI chromosome I, complete genome genome encodes:
- a CDS encoding MTR4, SKIV2L2, ATP-dependent RNA helicase DOB1 (overlaps_old_locusTagID:BBM_I03045), with amino-acid sequence MACSKRPSDDDNEGVSKYLRKDSLFSLRVPVVIEKLSVRPGSNCSHHVVRLPETTLPIFDPEYIPQAKQYKFKLDEFQLRSIQCLENNQSVLVAAHTSAGKTVVAEYAIAMGILYKHRVIYTSPIKALSNQKYRDLSDEFKDVGLMTGDITLNPTASVMVMTTEILRSMLYRGNELIQEMKYVIFDEIHYMRDRERGVVWEETIIMLPDTVTFVFLSATLSNTTEFAEWICRIKHQPCHVIYTDFRPTPLQHYIFPANGDGIFMILDEHKNFKQQAFYQALATLRPSSSGIDRKQMRSRANPDIAKIVTMCENRKYTPIIIFCFSKNECEANATFLKQLDITSESEKSMIEEIFQNAMATLADDDRKLPQAVSILPMLKRGIGIHHGGLLPIIKEVIEILFQESLIRVLFSTETFSMGINMPAKTVVFTGLKKWDGQTHRIITSGEYIQMAGRAGRRGLDDRGLVIVMIDESMKIEEMKKLFLGDACRLDSKFYLGYNMLLNLIRNDGTTPEYMIERSFHQFQMDKATIQMKEQLELSSKKTQEMKNVLKMANIPEEEHPNFDVNAEVANYYLMRHEIASLREEYRMIISESDQILDFINLGRLVKLVDQTTGANWGWGICFGSARIKIKDKRKVYIVDCLVSCTQTSINGDCPVPSTIATESTFQIIPFTLDCIVEWSQIRMKIDSNFRVSSSTCQIDLRHKFDHILKRFRGNDELHEMPLLDPIKHIGIEDRRLCEIIAAIGDLEKKISASPLIGFKYLDIVYKNYLEYIKLKDRENELKKEFVLHNRLVLSQELKAMKGVLVDLSYISSEGIVTYKGRFACEINASDEIIVTELLFSNFFEGMEPDYICAYLSCLVHDEKNEVHSVNDQKLADGFAKIQEIVSNVGNVMVKNKIEITVENYVAKYRPSLMMIVLRWARGESFTDILANSSEYEGSVIRSFRRLDELLRQLACACRSIDNSTMEQNFLNAMTKMKRGIAFSSSLYL; translated from the exons ATGGCTTGCTCAAAACGTCCTTCCGACGATGATAATGAGGGTGTCAGTAAATATCTGAGGAAGGATAGTTTATTTAGTCTCCGTGTTCCTGTTGTTATCGAAAAATTGAGTGTAAGACCTGGGTCCAATTGCAGTCACCATGTTGTACGATTGCCAGAAACGACATTGCCAATTTTCGATCCTGAATATATACCCCAAGCcaaacaatataaatttaagcTGGATGAGTTTCAGCTTAGATCTATTCAGTGTTTGGAGAATAATCAATCAGTACTGGTGGCCGCTCATACCAGTGCCGGCAAGACGGTGGTAGCAGAGTACGCCATTGCCATGGGCATCCTATACAAGCATAGAGTAATATACACTAGTCCAATTAAGGCGCTATCTAACCAAAAGTATAGGGACCTTTCCGATGAATTTAAGGATGTCGGTTTGATGACTGGTGATATCACTCTTAACCCAACGGCGTCAGTAATGGTTATGACAACAGAAATCTTGCGTAGTATGTTGTACAGGGGCAACGAGCTTATTCAGGAAATGAAATATGTCATTTTTGACGAGATCCACTATATGCGAGATAGGGAAAGGGGGGTTGTATGGGAGgaaacaataattatgcTCCCAGACACTGTTacatttgtatttttatcagCTACACTATCTAACACAACTGAATTTGCTGAATGGATTTGCAGAATCAAGCACCAACCTTGCCATGTTATTTACACCGATTTCCGGCCTACGCCGTTACAGCATTATATCTTTCCTGCTAACGGTGATGGTATTTTTATGATTTTGGACGAACACAAGAATTTCAAACAGCAAGCATTTTATCAAGCCTTGGCAACTTTGAGACCAAGTAGTAGTGGAATTGATCGCAAACAAATGAGATCCAGGGCAAATCCCGATATCGCAAAAATCGTCACAATGTGTGAAAATCGCAAGTATACACccataataatattttgtttcaGCAAAAATGAATGCGAAGCCAATGCCACGTTTCTAAAACAACTAGACATAACTTCAGAGAGTGAGAAGAGTATGATTGAGGAGATATTTCAAAATGCAATGGCAACTTTAGCTGATGATGATAGGAAGTTGCCACAGGCAgtatcaattttaccaatGCTTAAACGTGGCATCGGCATTCATCACGGGGGGTTACTACCAATTATTAAGGAAGTGATTGAAATCCTATTCCAAGAGTCGCTTATACGAGTGCTGTTTAGCACggaaacattttcaatggGAATAAATATGCCTGCCAAAACAGTGGTATTTACAGGTCTAAAGAAATGGGATGGTCAGACCCATCGCATAATAACTTCAGgtgaatatattcaaatggCTGGAAGAGCAGGCAGAAGAGGACTAGATGATAGGGGTCTCGTCATAGTAATGATCGATGAATCTATGAAAATAGAAGAAATGAAGAAGCTATTTCTAGGGGATGCATGTCGTTTAGATAGTAAATTCTACTTGGGCTATAACATGTTACTGAACCTAATTAGAAACGATGGGACCACTCCTGAGTATATGATAGAGAGATCTTTTCATCAATTCCAAATGGATAA AGCCACTATACAAATGAAAGAACAACTAGAATTATCATCTAAGAAAACACAGGAGATGAAAAATGTGttaaaaatggcaaatatACCAGAAGAAGAGCACCCTAATTTCGACGTAAATGCAGAGGTTGCCAATTACTACCTAATGCGTCATGAAATAGCATCACTAAG GGAGGAATATAGAATGATAATCAGCGAATCAGACCAAATATTAGACTTTATCAACCTAGGCAGATTAGTCAAACTTGTGGACCAAACTACAGGTGCAAATTGGGGGTGGGGGATTTGCTTTGGTTCAGCCCGTATCAAGATCAAGGACAAGAGAAAGGTTTACATTGTAGACTGTCTTGTATCTTGTACACAGACTAGCATTAATGGTGATTGTCCTGTACCTTCAACTATTGCAACGGAGTCTACATTTCAGATAATCCCATTCACATTGGACTGCATTGTAGAATGGAGCCAAATAAGAATGAAGATTGACAGCAACTTCAGGGTCTCATCATCTACTTGTCAGATTGATTTGAGGCACAAATTTGACCATATACTCAAACGGTTTAGGGGCAATGATGAATTACACGAAATGCCACTGCTGGACCCAATTAAACATATAGGAATTGAGGATAGAAGGCTATGTGAAATTATTGCAGCGATTGGGGATTTGGAGAAGAAAATATCTGCATCGCCTCTAATTGGATTCAAGTACCTAGATATCGTATACAAGAATTACCTGGAATATATCAAGCTCAAAGATAGGGAAAATGAACTTAAAAAGGAGTTCGTTTTGCACAATAGGTTAGTGCTGTCACAAGAACTTAAAGCTATGAAGGGGGTACTTGTAGATTTGAGCTACATCAGTAGTGAGGGAATTGTTACGTATAAGGGAAGATTTGCCTGTGAAATAAACGCTTCAGATGAAATTATAGTGACAGAGCtattatttagcaatttttttgagGGGATGGAGCCTGATTATATCTGTGCTTATTTGAGCTGTTTGGTGCATGATGAAAAGAATGAAGTACATAGTGTCAATGATCAGAAATTAGCGGATGGGTTTGCCAAGATACAG GAAATAGTAAGCAATGTGGGGAATGTAATggtcaaaaataaaattgaaattacaGTGGAAAACTACGTGGCAAAGTACAGACCGTCGCTCATGATGATAGTCCTTAGGTGGGCGAGGGGAGAATCGTTCACTGATATATTGGCTAATTCTTCGGAATACGAAGGGTCCGTCATTCGTTCTTTTAGAAGATTGGATGAGTTGCTGAGGCAATTAGCCTGCGCTTGTAGGAGCATTGACAACTCGACTATGGagcaaaattttttaaacgCAATGACCAAGATGAAGAGGGGCATAGCGTTTTCATCATCTCTCTACTTATGA
- a CDS encoding hypothetical protein (overlaps_old_locusTagID:BBM_I03060), whose product MTIKQANIPLFTTPTKSVKTIGIIKNNINNQKVIPDPTTSVDRQLSTTVLKRVSFYIPENRCHDISTKVNNYPKDKYINSLPKNESQSTESNSLGSKLGSKIDGVIKMGCKLTNKLDNVIRTNNKHDKFETPRFEIKVDAPKSDINTFDSAKSSDKKKSTPANKVIDFGKNYALKWDSKVAKMYTPVRNSEDNIVLNSYKVYSNEDGSKKSILHSLKYTSHNPDDCDIESIVKDRWLWDIISNKRISDNETSDRVCFGMKQDDLLDGFDIFCQQMAQGAGANLINTLTNVSSEDMQNTEFIRDYKGSGSDLLQQGKSLYVLPPTIANTTDDDEAGSLDHRGNYDYFGDYSDIRELFMPIGKGIWRWANSAVPTKETKCRSTQTEEGVESIILDTSLGPGFEFIYSTNTNEIYQLVFRHDAVVNDMAQSVVRDCEIYNLMSTTSIGDGI is encoded by the exons ATGACAATCAAACAAGCAAACATCCCGTTGTTTACCACACCTACTAAGAGTGTTAAAACCATTGGCATAATcaaaaacaatataaataatcagAAGGTCATTCCAGATCCAACAACAAGTGTAGACAGACAATTATCAACCACTGTACTAAAACGTGTTTCGTTTTATATACCAGAAAACCGCTGCCACGACATCTCAACTAAGGTTAATAATTACCCCAAAgacaaatatatcaattcacttccaaaaaatgaatCTCAGTCAACCGAATCTAATAGCTTGGGGTCTAAATTAGGGAGCAAAATAGACGGTGTGATAAAGATGGGTTGTAAACTTACCAACAAATTGGACAATGTCATCAGGACCAACAACAAgcatgataaatttgagaCCCCTAGGTTTGAAATCAAAGTGGATGCACCAAAATCCGACATAAACACATTTGATAGTGCTAAATCTAGTGATAAAAAGAAATCTACCCCCGCAAATAAAGTTATTGACTTTGGGAAAAACTATGCTTTGAAGTGGGATAGTAAAGTTGCCAAAATGTATACACCCGTTAGGAACTCGGAAGATAACATAGTACTGAATAGCTATAAAGTTTATTCTAATGAAGATGGCAGCAAAAAGTCCATTTTGCACTCGCTAAA ATATACTTCACACAATCCTGATGATTGTGATATTGAGAGTATTGTGAAGGATAGGTGGCTATGGGATATCATATCAAATAAAAGGATAAGTGATAATGAAACATCAGATAGAGTTTGTTTTGGCATGAAACAGGACGATTTATTGGACGGGTTCGACATATTCTGCCAGCAAATGGCACAAGGGGCTGGTGCCAATTTAATTAACACGTTAACCAACGTGAGCAGCGAAGATATGCAAAACACCGAATTCATTAGGGACTATAAGGGCAGTGGCAGTGATTTGTTACAACAAGGCAAGTCTCTATATGTACTACCTCCCACCATAGCAAATACAACTGATGATGATGAAGCTGGGTCATTAGACCATAGGGGCAACTATGATTATTTTGGGGATTACAGTGATATAAGGGAGTTGTTTATGCCCATAGGCAAAGGCATTTGGCGTTGGGCAAACTCTGCAGTGCCCACTAAAGAAACAAAATGCAGATCTACCCAAACCGAAGAGGGCGTGGAGAGTATAATTCTTGACACCAGTTTGGGGCCTGGTTTTGAATTCATTTACTCCACAAACACGAACgaaatatatcaattggTATTCCGCCATGATGCCGTCGTTAATGATATGGCGCAGAGTGTGGTCCGCGATTGTGAAATATACAATCTAATGTCAACCACAAGCATCGGAGACGGTATATAA
- a CDS encoding CDK-activating kinase assembly factor MAT1, producing the protein MGSNYDCPVCLETVTPLCNKILLVSSQCGHFICDKCADTQLMNVGTNQCAICRTNVTRKSYTPYSVDNALYNSYYEVRRKINQIFNSTRANFANTPLYDAYLEQREDLIYELAECETDAKRSKIEQQIRNYQRENARLIEENNTLQKIQHKKQVIDIVKTEDIFYEIVANRCLFKNEPPSLIHPLQRTYSDYFIIDQVKLSAEVEPQPLNGNIKQDTDIVRARYGTLKQLIESDVAGGFNQKLLEFTCREKFESLVFITQPQ; encoded by the exons ATGGGTTCCAACTATGATTGCCCCGTCTGTCTGGAAACGGTGACACCACTATGCAACAAAATCCTACTTGTATCTTCACAATGTGGACACTTTAT ttgTGACAAATGCGCTGACACCCAGT TAATGAATGTCGGCACCAATCAATGCGCAATCTGCCGTACAAATGTTACAAGAAAGTCCTACACTCCTTACAGCGTAGATAATGCATTATACAACTCATATTACGAAGTTAGACGCAagataaatcaaat TTTCAACAGTACCAGGGCAAATTTCGCCAATACTCCACTCTATGATGCTTATCTAGAGCAAAGAGAAGATTTGA TATATGAATTAGCGGAATGCGAGACAGATGCCAAACGATCTAAGATAGAACAACAGATTAGGAACTATCAGAGGGAGAACGCCAGATTAATTGAGGAAAACAATACattgcaaaaaattcaacacAAGAAACAGGTTATTGACATAGTAAAAACTGAGGATattttttatgaaattgttgcCAATCGCTGTCTTTTCAAAAATGAGCCACCATCACTAATTCAC CCCCTGCAACGAACATATTCAGACTATTTCATCATTGATCAGGTGAAATTATCCGCAGAAGTTGAGCCtcaa CCCCTAAATGGAAACATCAAGCAGGACACTGATATTGTACGGGCTAGATATGGCACGCTAAAACAACTTATTGAAAGTGATGTTGCTGGTGGATTTAATCAAA AATTATTGGAGTTTACATGTAGGGAAAAGTTTGAATCGCTTGTGTTCATCACACAACCCCAGTAG